The following coding sequences lie in one Phragmites australis chromosome 8, lpPhrAust1.1, whole genome shotgun sequence genomic window:
- the LOC133925929 gene encoding GDSL esterase/lipase At1g29670-like, translated as MLFSKLQIRATKLASKQLTDRHNSTLSVHPSSMAKLVYLLTVMSFAMLLLALHGHCKASAAAAASSCHGGAGAAAAAGRSCGKAGGKQQQVEGMFVFGSSLVDNGNNNFLNGSGVRADYLPYGVDFPLGPSGRFSNGRNVIDALGELLRLPGLLPPFADPGTRGHAELHGVNFASGGSGILDHTGQTTGEVVSLRQQITNFEAVTLPDLRAQLRGAMANNNHMMKGQDSFHQCYLSRCLFVIGAGGNDYLLNYFNPRNNGTDGRPPLSEFTRSLITKLSGHLQRLYALGARKFVIFSIQPIGCTPVVRAFLNITGAACIEPVNDAVALFNSELRLLVGGTTSRMPGARFAYVDSYRIIKDTLDHPARHGVWETGRACCEMSRGSSGVLCKKEGPICRDRTKYVFFDGLHPTDAVNARIARKGYGSRSPEHAYPINVKKLAML; from the exons ATGCTTTTTAGCAAGCTGCAGATTAGAGCTACCAAGCTAGCAAGCAAGCAGCTTACCGACAGACACAATAGTACCTTGTCAGTCCATCCATCATCCATGGCGAAGCTCGTCTACCTCTTGACCGTGATGTCCTTCGCCATGCTGCTACTGGCGCTCCACGGCCACTGCAAAGCTTCTGCTGCAGCAGCTGCCTCGAGCTGCCATGGCGGCGCCggagctgctgcagcagcaggaAGGAGCTGCGGCAAGGCTGGTGGGAAGCAGCAGCAGGTGGAGGGAATGTTCGTGTTCGGGAGCTCGCTGGTGGATAACGGCAACAACAACTTCCTCAACGGCTCCGGCGTGCGCGCCGACTACCTCCCCTACGGCGTTGACTTCCCGCTCGGCCCCTCCGGCCGCTTCTCCAACGGCCGCAACGTCATCGATGCGCTCGGCGAGCTCCTCCGTCTGCCCGGGCTCCTCCCGCCCTTTGCCGACCCGGGCACCAGGGGCCACGCCGAGCTGCACGGCGTCAACTTCGCCTCCGGCGGGTCCGGCATCCTCGACCACACCGGCCAGACCACT GGTGAGGTGGTGAGCCTGAGGCAGCAGATCACAAACTTCGAGGCGGTGACCCTCCCCGACCTGCGGGCCCAGCTGCGCGGAGCAATGGCGAACAACAACCACATGATGAAGGGCCAGGATTCCTTCCACCAGTGCTACCTGTCCAGGTGCCTCTTCGTCATTGGGGCAGGTGGCAATGACTACCTGCTCAACTACTTCAACCCCAGGAACAATGGTACTGATGGTAGGCCCCCCTTGTCAGAGTTCACAAGGTCTCTCATCACCAAGCTCTCAGGCCATCTCCAG AGGCTGTATGCTCTGGGTGCGAGGAAGTTTGTGATCTTCTCGATCCAGCCCATCGGGTGCACCCCCGTGGTGCGGGCGTTCCTCAACATCACCGGCGCCGCCTGCATCGAGCCGGTGAACGACGCGGTGGCACTCTTCAACTCCGAGCTCAGGCTGCTCGTCGGCGGCACAACGTCGCGCATGCCCGGCGCCAGGTTCGCCTACGTCGACTCCTACAGAATCATCAAGGACACACTGGACCATCCCGCGAGACACG GCGTCTGGGAGACGGGCAGAGCCTGCTGCGAGATGTCGCGGGGTTCGTCGGGCGTGCTGTGCAAGAAGGAAGGGCCCATCTGCAGAGACCGGACCAAGTACGTGTTCTTCGACGGGCTCCACCCGACGGATGCGGTGAACGCCAGGATCGCGCGCAAGGGGTACGGCTCCAGGTCACCGGAGCACGCCTACCCCATCAACGTCAAGAAGCTGGCCATGCTGTAG